The following proteins are co-located in the Hevea brasiliensis isolate MT/VB/25A 57/8 chromosome 11, ASM3005281v1, whole genome shotgun sequence genome:
- the LOC110654915 gene encoding zinc finger CCCH domain-containing protein 20, translating into MMIGESQHSNPTVQIPAWDPFIDEPTSPLLSPFAKCGNASSPFLDSLTALHRYLPSNEPDSLSDDLDLPVDAFSCDHFRMYEFKVRRCARGRSHDWTECPYAHPGEKARRRDPRRYHYSGTACPDFRKGGCKKGDSCEFAHGVFECWLHPARYRTQPCKDGPACRRRVCFFAHTPDQLRVLPPQSPRGNGSGSGDMEVGSSLRHHFDSYLTKGGSFLSSPTSILISPPVSPQSDSPPISPSSPQVVGGSFNPMSELVASMRGLQLGKTKVGPASWSMQNGSGFESPRGSSLRPGFCSLPSTPTRIISRPGFGQLDIWDSSLGEEPAMERVESGRDLRAKIYAKLSKENSMNGSNPAASAPDVGWVSELVK; encoded by the coding sequence ATGATGATCGGAGAATCTCAGCATTCAAATCCGACTGTCCAAATCCCTGCTTGGGACCCTTTTATCGACGAGCCAACGTCACCCTTACTGTCGCCGTTTGCGAAATGCGGGAATGCCAGTTCGCCTTTTCTCGACTCCTTAACGGCGCTCCACCGGTACCTTCCATCAAACGAGCCTGACTCGTTGAGCGATGACCTGGACTTGCCTGTGGATGCCTTCTCCTGCGATCATTTTCGCATGTACGAGTTCAAGGTGAGGCGCTGCGCACGTGGGAGGTCACATGATTGGACAGAATGTCCGTACGCTCATCCTGGGGAGAAGGCTCGCCGCCGGGACCCACGCAGGTATCATTACTCCGGTACGGCCTGCCCAGACTTTCGCAAAGGTGGGTGCAAGAAAGGTGACTCATGCGAGTTTGCACATGGTGTTTTTGAGTGTTGGCTTCATCCGGCTCGATATCGTACCCAACCATGCAAGGATGGTCCAGCTTGTCGCCGTCGGGTTTGTTTCTTTGCTCATACTCCGGATCAGCTTCGGGTTTTGCCTCCGCAGAGCCCGAGGGGAAACGGGTCCGGATCGGGTGATATGGAGGTTGGCTCATCTCTGAGGCACCATTTTGACTCGTATTTGACTAAGGGTGGGTCTTTTCTTTCTTCACCCACCTCGATTTTAATATCACCGCCTGTGTCGCCGCAGTCTGATTCGCCGCCAATTTCGCCGAGTAGCCCCCAGGTGGTTGGTGGGTCCTTTAACCCGATGAGCGAGCTCGTTGCGTCTATGCGGGGTTTGCAGCTAGGTAAGACGAAAGTGGGACCAGCATCCTGGAGCATGCAGAACGGATCCGGGTTTGAGTCGCCTCGTGGATCGTCTCTACGTCCCGGCTTTTGCAGTCTTCCTTCGACCCCCACCCGGATCATTAGTCGTCCCGGATTCGGTCAGCTGGACATTTGGGACTCTAGTTTGGGGGAAGAGCCTGCAATGGAGAGGGTGGAATCTGGAAGGGACTTGAGGGCAAAGATATACGCAAAGCTCAGTAAAGAAAACTCGATGAACGGGTCTAACCCGGCCGCTTCAGCACCAGACGTTGGGTGGGTTTCTGAGCTGGTGAAGTGA